The following proteins are co-located in the Myxocyprinus asiaticus isolate MX2 ecotype Aquarium Trade chromosome 18, UBuf_Myxa_2, whole genome shotgun sequence genome:
- the LOC127455816 gene encoding RNA guanine-N7 methyltransferase activating subunit-like, translated as MSSATDFDAQFASRFGPEDAEFQRYRQRAPDVPPVLEDWKARGRRDRRGPEQWHHEGRSRGQYFPERRWNDRRGERYSSHESYSQRSHYSNR; from the exons ATGTCTAGCGCTACCGACTTTGACGCGCAGTTCGCGTCGCGGTTTGGCCCGGAGGACGCGGAGTTCCAGCGGTATCGGCAGCGCGCGCCAGACGTGCCACCTGTCCTGGAGGACTGGAAAGCGCGCGGGCGCAGAGACAGACG agGTCCGGAGCAGTGGCACCACGAGGGCAGGAGTCGCGGACAGTATTTCCCGGAGCGCCGCTGGAACGACCGCCGCGGTGAACGATACTCGAGTCACGAGTCCTACAGTCAGAGGTCACATTACAGTAACCGGTGA